A window from Pokkaliibacter sp. MBI-7 encodes these proteins:
- a CDS encoding methyl-accepting chemotaxis protein yields MSQDSKPKKRGRSFGSLYLKHRLQLACWLFSLLGLVPAIVLAATGQWTLAGWMLIPAVLIMVLSVLHYGQSNRALSAIEQMQRALVAGNKGTFGMRINQTERLGEVGFVAWELNDFLDKIETYFKEVDTCFRHVANGRFNRYALYRGLPGQLRESLQRINESIDKMKRGSELVASNELNSDLHKLNITNLIQNLRQNQADLNGISEDMELVEQIAVESGEAASQNQKTVRQMVQALHNINNTIEAVSSVVNQLGQDSHQVEQSLSIITEIADQTNLLALNAAIEAARAGEQGRGFAVVADEVKALSKRTKDAAVDVTGTISSFSQRVDQMVTQAANSAREAGEISAMVSQFDVEFSRMATSAEQTKGRISYAKSRTFGVLAKVDHIIFKQNGYLTFDEHHDHSEEVAAVSKHHTECRLGQWYYQGVGAQFFSHVHSYKAIEAPHAAVHQAVQKAIALRNEDWKYQPEIRRQIISLMGDAERQSERLLNLIDDVIRERHHG; encoded by the coding sequence ATGTCTCAGGATTCCAAACCGAAAAAACGTGGACGTAGTTTCGGTAGTCTGTATCTCAAGCATCGCCTGCAGCTGGCCTGCTGGCTGTTTTCGCTGCTGGGGCTGGTGCCTGCCATCGTGCTGGCCGCCACCGGTCAATGGACGCTGGCGGGCTGGATGCTGATCCCCGCTGTGCTGATCATGGTGCTGTCGGTGCTGCACTATGGCCAGTCCAACCGGGCTCTGAGTGCCATCGAACAGATGCAGCGGGCGCTGGTGGCCGGCAACAAGGGCACCTTCGGGATGCGCATCAACCAGACCGAGCGTCTGGGGGAAGTGGGTTTTGTTGCCTGGGAGCTGAATGATTTCCTCGATAAGATCGAGACCTATTTCAAGGAAGTGGACACCTGTTTCCGTCACGTCGCCAATGGCCGGTTCAACCGCTACGCGCTCTATCGCGGCCTGCCCGGACAGCTGCGGGAGTCCCTGCAGCGCATCAACGAGTCCATCGACAAGATGAAGCGTGGCTCCGAACTGGTGGCCAGCAACGAGCTGAACTCCGACCTGCACAAGCTCAATATCACCAATCTGATCCAGAACCTGCGACAGAATCAGGCCGATCTCAACGGTATCAGCGAAGACATGGAGCTGGTGGAGCAGATCGCTGTTGAGAGTGGTGAAGCCGCCAGTCAGAACCAGAAAACCGTGCGGCAGATGGTGCAGGCACTGCACAACATCAACAACACCATTGAGGCGGTGTCCTCGGTGGTCAACCAGCTCGGTCAGGACAGCCATCAGGTGGAGCAGTCACTGTCGATCATCACCGAGATTGCCGACCAGACCAACCTGCTGGCCCTTAACGCGGCGATTGAAGCTGCCCGTGCCGGTGAGCAGGGACGCGGTTTTGCGGTGGTGGCTGATGAGGTCAAGGCGCTGTCGAAACGCACCAAGGATGCGGCGGTGGACGTCACCGGCACCATCAGCAGTTTCAGCCAGCGGGTGGATCAGATGGTGACTCAGGCCGCTAACTCGGCCCGCGAGGCGGGAGAAATTTCTGCCATGGTCAGCCAGTTTGATGTCGAGTTCAGCCGTATGGCGACCTCTGCCGAACAGACCAAGGGCCGCATCAGTTATGCCAAGAGCCGCACCTTCGGTGTGCTGGCCAAGGTCGACCACATTATCTTCAAGCAAAACGGCTATCTGACCTTTGATGAGCACCACGACCACAGCGAGGAAGTGGCCGCAGTATCCAAACATCACACCGAATGCCGTCTGGGGCAGTGGTACTACCAGGGCGTGGGAGCGCAGTTCTTCTCCCATGTACACTCGTACAAGGCCATCGAAGCCCCCCATGCGGCGGTTCATCAGGCGGTGCAGAAAGCCATTGCACTGCGTAATGAAGACTGGAAATACCAGCCCGAAATCCGCAGGCAGATTATTAGCCTGATGGGTGATGCCGAGCGCCAGAGCGAGCGCCTGCTGAACCTGATTGATGACGTTATCCGCGAGCGTCACCACGGCTAG
- a CDS encoding PAS domain-containing protein — protein MKQAISPINNEIKLQEDEFIVSKTDTRGVITYVNRTFMRVSGFSEPEMLGQPHNVIRHPEMPRGVFRLLWKTLESKQEFVGYVKNLCKDGSYYWVLANITLDYNSDGKLQGYYSARRKPQARALKAILPLYQEMLRIEASYGKKDGAEKSMAYLLEQCRQQGVPYDELVLALDR, from the coding sequence ATGAAGCAGGCGATATCCCCGATCAACAATGAGATCAAACTGCAGGAAGACGAATTTATCGTCAGCAAGACCGATACACGTGGTGTGATTACCTATGTCAATCGGACCTTCATGCGTGTCTCCGGTTTCTCCGAGCCGGAAATGCTTGGCCAGCCGCACAATGTGATTCGTCATCCCGAGATGCCGCGCGGGGTATTCCGGCTGTTGTGGAAAACTCTGGAGAGCAAGCAGGAGTTTGTCGGGTACGTCAAAAACCTGTGCAAGGACGGCAGCTACTACTGGGTGCTGGCCAATATCACGCTGGATTACAACTCCGACGGCAAGCTGCAAGGTTACTATTCGGCACGCCGCAAACCGCAGGCCCGGGCGCTCAAGGCCATTCTGCCCCTGTATCAGGAAATGCTGCGCATCGAAGCCAGCTACGGCAAGAAGGATGGCGCAGAAAAGTCCATGGCCTATCTGCTGGAACAGTGCCGCCAGCAAGGCGTGCCCTATGACGAGCTGGTGCTCGCGCTGGATCGCTAG
- the ald gene encoding alanine dehydrogenase, with protein MLVGIPKEIKNHEYRIGMTPAGVRELVAAGHQVLIEHNGGAAIGLTDAMYEAAGASIVATAQEVFSRAELIVKVKEPQPIECRMLSPGQVLFTYLHLAPDPEQARLLIESQAIAIAYETVTDSQHGLPLLAPMSEVAGRMAIQAGAHCLEKAQGGLGMLLGGVPGVAPAKVVVIGGGVVGTNAARMALGLGADVTILDRSLTRLKELDALYGPSLKTLYSTTETLEQEVTAADLVIGAVLIPGAAAPKLVTRAMLGRMKKGAVLVDVAIDQGGCFETSRATTHQQPTYVEEGVIHYCVANMPGGVARTSTFALTNATLPYVLALASKGYRQALQDDVHFRNGLNIHRGQVTHQAVARALGYGYVAAAEVI; from the coding sequence ATGCTTGTCGGCATACCCAAAGAAATCAAAAACCATGAATACCGTATCGGCATGACCCCGGCAGGGGTGCGTGAACTGGTGGCTGCCGGCCACCAGGTGCTGATCGAACATAACGGCGGCGCTGCTATCGGTTTGACCGATGCAATGTACGAAGCCGCCGGTGCCAGTATCGTCGCCACCGCGCAGGAAGTGTTTTCCCGTGCCGAGCTGATCGTCAAGGTCAAGGAACCACAGCCCATCGAATGCCGCATGCTCAGTCCGGGACAGGTGCTGTTTACCTACCTGCATCTGGCGCCTGATCCCGAGCAGGCCCGGCTGCTGATCGAGTCCCAGGCCATCGCCATCGCCTATGAAACCGTCACCGACAGCCAGCATGGCCTGCCCCTGCTGGCACCCATGAGTGAGGTGGCGGGCCGTATGGCGATACAGGCCGGGGCCCACTGTCTGGAAAAAGCGCAGGGTGGGCTGGGCATGTTACTGGGTGGGGTGCCCGGTGTGGCGCCTGCCAAAGTCGTGGTCATCGGCGGTGGCGTGGTCGGCACTAACGCAGCGCGGATGGCGCTGGGGCTGGGAGCAGATGTGACCATCCTCGATCGTTCCCTGACCCGTCTGAAGGAGCTGGACGCGCTGTACGGCCCATCGCTCAAGACCCTGTACTCGACCACAGAAACGCTGGAGCAGGAAGTCACCGCAGCAGATCTGGTGATCGGTGCGGTGCTGATTCCCGGCGCTGCGGCGCCCAAGCTGGTCACCCGCGCCATGCTGGGCAGGATGAAAAAAGGAGCGGTACTGGTGGATGTAGCGATAGATCAGGGCGGCTGCTTTGAAACTTCACGGGCCACGACCCATCAGCAACCTACCTATGTTGAGGAAGGCGTGATCCATTACTGCGTGGCCAATATGCCCGGCGGTGTGGCCCGGACCTCCACCTTTGCCCTGACCAACGCCACTCTGCCCTATGTACTGGCACTGGCCAGCAAGGGCTATCGGCAGGCGTTGCAGGATGATGTGCACTTCCGCAATGGTCTGAATATCCACCGTGGACAGGTGACTCATCAGGCGGTAGCGCGGGCACTGGGGTATGGCTATGTGGCGGCGGCAGAGGTGATCTGA
- a CDS encoding protease modulator HflC: protein MGLPPNHRHDDHSHDHEHNHEHSEGLAHPAHTPSPAGHHHHAVSQGLPWRMPLALLLLLLAVAAACLVQVRAGEATVITRFGKPVRVLLEPGLAWKLPLPIDAVQPVDLRLRTTSSGLQDVGTRDGLRIVIQAYVNWHVATGPTLVQRYLRAVQNQPDEAAEQIRTFVASALETTTSAYDLASLINTDAKQVQLDNFERNLQQQLAPQLLAIYGIQVEQVGIETLTLPAVTLSATVDRMRAERETIATQRTAEGKRQAALIRADADKQSRIIQADARVDAAHIEAQAQLQAARIYGDAYAAAPALYQQLRSLDTLEQVISPNTRLVLRTDAAPFNVLTQPVPTQSGTASTTAPNSQGKHP, encoded by the coding sequence GTGGGACTGCCACCCAATCACCGTCACGACGATCACAGCCATGACCATGAACACAACCATGAGCACAGCGAAGGCCTTGCTCATCCGGCACATACCCCCTCACCGGCCGGGCATCATCACCACGCGGTAAGTCAGGGCTTACCCTGGCGCATGCCACTGGCCCTGCTGCTGTTACTGCTGGCCGTCGCTGCGGCCTGTCTGGTGCAGGTCCGTGCGGGTGAAGCTACGGTCATCACCCGCTTTGGCAAGCCGGTCAGGGTGCTGCTGGAACCCGGTCTGGCGTGGAAACTGCCACTGCCCATTGATGCGGTGCAACCGGTCGATCTGCGTCTGCGCACCACCTCCAGCGGTCTGCAGGATGTCGGCACCCGTGATGGCCTGCGCATCGTGATTCAGGCCTATGTGAACTGGCATGTGGCCACCGGGCCGACGCTGGTGCAGCGCTACCTGCGCGCGGTGCAGAATCAGCCCGATGAGGCAGCAGAACAGATTCGCACCTTTGTTGCCTCGGCACTGGAGACCACCACCAGCGCCTACGATCTGGCCAGCCTGATCAACACCGATGCCAAGCAGGTGCAGCTGGACAATTTCGAGCGTAACCTGCAGCAGCAACTGGCACCGCAGCTGCTGGCGATCTATGGCATTCAGGTGGAGCAGGTGGGTATCGAGACCCTCACCCTGCCCGCCGTCACCCTGTCGGCCACCGTCGACCGCATGCGGGCGGAACGCGAGACCATCGCCACCCAGCGCACGGCCGAAGGCAAACGTCAGGCAGCGCTGATTCGCGCCGATGCGGACAAGCAGTCGCGCATTATTCAGGCCGATGCCCGCGTCGACGCCGCCCACATTGAAGCTCAGGCGCAGCTGCAGGCCGCCCGCATTTACGGTGATGCCTATGCCGCGGCACCGGCGCTGTACCAGCAGCTACGCTCACTGGATACCCTCGAACAGGTGATCAGCCCCAATACCCGTCTGGTGCTGCGCACCGATGCAGCGCCCTTCAATGTACTGACCCAGCCCGTGCCCACCCAGAGTGGCACAGCCAGTACCACCGCCCCCAACTCGCAGGGTAAACACCCATGA
- a CDS encoding SPFH domain-containing protein produces MAATDTHSDLPRYPQAPAQARYLLLALLGLGCVTLLLWLTAVVMLLLAPTSLWLPPLCQLSASLLLLFASLLLAWQRSRQRCAATDQTPLPLPASLHRLLTALLQDPYVSNDATDQEGFRLLPHALRRLLRQPLLHLALLALLSLVLVARGWQLAGLIAAGLAQPAMVPPLLQALSVAVLLLPAAALLVLERDLISRPAADWPEASALAMTVRSVLLVLLLCCLNLPLAAWSPTLWYGLQHLLGLLPVVIAVELLLRVLWQCFQPPLPLAEQRFAAHSLLAHCLDWPPLPMARLEKEIKQTLGVDLQQSWALGYIRRRLLPVSLLMLLCGWLLSGLHSLSLDQRGVYERLGQPVAVLQPGLHLLLPWPLGKLITVDNGSVHELGAVISSQPSGSISSADGAAPARANRLWDAAHDGEKTQLIASGHDQQQSFQVMDMDIRFLYQIGASDADALASVYHCLDLPQLVRNSANQVLIQVFAYRTLDDVLGLQRSQLDQDISRAMQRQLDAMSCGVHIVATELEAIHPPAGAAAAYHAVQAAQINAQSLISLAEGHKAELLNLARTEAGSITDQASAQAHEGVAQANADSIGFSAEKQASDSAPHTFVQERYLHQLASALPNAQQVLIIDSRISAAHTPMIDLRNLSPELSSGFGSEAPASHSTSGPADDSTTTTDSNDTSSEPGDDSSGDTSP; encoded by the coding sequence ATGGCTGCCACCGACACTCATTCAGATCTTCCCCGTTATCCGCAGGCTCCTGCGCAGGCACGTTACCTGCTGCTGGCGCTGCTCGGCCTTGGCTGCGTGACGCTGCTGCTGTGGCTGACGGCCGTGGTCATGTTGCTGCTGGCCCCGACATCACTGTGGTTGCCACCGCTGTGCCAGCTCAGTGCCAGTCTGCTGTTGCTGTTTGCCAGCCTGCTGCTGGCCTGGCAACGCAGCCGTCAGCGCTGTGCGGCGACGGATCAGACCCCACTGCCCCTACCCGCCAGTTTGCACCGGCTACTGACCGCGCTGCTGCAAGACCCTTACGTCAGCAACGATGCTACCGATCAGGAAGGTTTCCGGCTGCTGCCCCACGCCCTCCGGCGCCTGCTGCGCCAGCCCTTGCTGCATCTGGCCCTGCTGGCATTACTGAGTCTGGTACTGGTGGCGCGGGGTTGGCAGCTGGCCGGGCTGATCGCCGCTGGTTTGGCGCAACCGGCTATGGTGCCACCCTTGCTCCAGGCTCTGTCGGTCGCCGTACTGCTGCTGCCCGCCGCGGCTCTGCTGGTGCTGGAACGAGATTTGATCAGCCGCCCTGCTGCAGACTGGCCGGAGGCATCTGCACTGGCCATGACCGTGCGCAGTGTATTGCTGGTATTGCTGCTGTGCTGCCTCAACCTGCCGCTGGCCGCCTGGAGCCCTACACTCTGGTACGGGCTGCAGCACCTGCTGGGCTTACTGCCCGTAGTGATCGCGGTGGAACTACTACTGCGGGTGCTGTGGCAGTGTTTTCAGCCCCCTTTGCCGCTGGCCGAACAGCGCTTTGCTGCGCACAGTCTGCTGGCCCACTGCCTTGACTGGCCGCCGCTGCCCATGGCCCGGCTGGAGAAGGAAATCAAACAGACGCTGGGCGTCGATCTGCAGCAGTCCTGGGCGCTCGGCTATATCCGCCGGCGTCTGCTGCCGGTCAGCCTGCTGATGCTGTTGTGCGGCTGGCTATTGAGCGGCCTGCACAGCCTCAGTCTTGATCAGCGCGGCGTCTACGAGCGCCTTGGCCAGCCAGTGGCGGTGCTGCAGCCCGGTCTGCATCTGCTGTTGCCCTGGCCACTGGGCAAACTGATTACCGTCGACAACGGCAGCGTGCATGAACTGGGTGCCGTGATCAGCAGCCAGCCGTCGGGCAGTATCAGCAGTGCTGATGGCGCTGCGCCCGCCCGCGCCAACCGCCTGTGGGACGCCGCTCATGACGGCGAGAAGACCCAGCTGATTGCCAGCGGTCATGATCAGCAGCAGAGCTTTCAGGTGATGGATATGGATATCCGCTTCCTCTACCAGATCGGTGCCAGTGACGCCGATGCTCTGGCCAGCGTCTACCACTGCCTCGATCTGCCTCAGCTGGTCCGCAACAGCGCCAATCAGGTGCTGATTCAGGTATTTGCTTACCGCACGCTGGATGATGTGCTGGGCCTGCAGCGCAGCCAGCTCGATCAGGACATCAGCCGTGCCATGCAGCGCCAGCTGGATGCCATGTCGTGCGGCGTGCATATCGTCGCCACCGAGCTGGAAGCTATCCATCCACCCGCCGGAGCGGCGGCCGCCTACCACGCCGTGCAGGCGGCACAGATCAATGCCCAATCGCTGATTTCACTGGCCGAGGGACACAAGGCCGAGCTGCTGAATCTGGCCCGGACGGAGGCCGGCAGCATCACCGATCAGGCCAGTGCCCAGGCCCATGAAGGAGTGGCGCAGGCCAATGCCGACAGCATTGGCTTCAGCGCCGAGAAGCAGGCCAGTGACAGCGCCCCCCATACCTTTGTGCAGGAGCGCTATCTGCATCAGCTGGCCAGCGCCCTGCCCAATGCCCAGCAGGTACTGATCATCGATAGCCGCATCAGCGCCGCGCACACACCGATGATTGATCTGCGCAACCTGAGCCCGGAGCTGTCGTCAGGGTTTGGCAGTGAAGCACCGGCCAGTCACAGCACATCAGGCCCTGCTGATGACAGCACGACCACAACCGACAGCAACGACACCAGCAGCGAGCCAGGTGACGATAGCAGCGGCGATACCAGCCCCTGA
- a CDS encoding cation-translocating P-type ATPase, which yields MSPAHHTHGHDHHHTHLHFGPGELLSAAEKRQAGRQLLLAMLAVGLLCLALIWRWWLPQQQVVSQLLLGCASLLVAVPVLRECWHSLRHPSLHGVTDQLIALAMLAAWASGDMLTATLLPVIMIFGHLLEERSVIGTQEAIAALQQLTHSRARRIDRQGQISEVDNSELQPGDQIEVRAGDRIAADGRVLRGQASVDCAPLTGESVPQEVQAGSDVYGGAINLDGLLLVEVTRTGDASTLGRVIALMQDAEHSKPPITRLLERYAGRYLTLVLLLAALTWFLSNDVQAMLAVLVAACPCALVLSAPATAIAGVVVAARHGMLIRNAAFLEELADVNSVILDKTGTLTLGTLYLQDMQLFSGERQSILRLAATLGASSSHPVSRACRQLAVSDDSALLHCRELQGLGVVADYQGQPAALGRPELFAQLGITTPAVPEHDGPVAGLALDGVFLAWLLLADQVRPEAASALQELRRLGLQHQTLLTGDRQSVATTVAHEVGIDRIQAQALPHDKLHCVQQEVQRGLRPLVVGDGINDSLALKAGVVGVAMGSQAAGIALASADIVLIGNDLRRLASCIRLSRRCRHTLLINVIVGLGWTLAIVACAAMGWLGASGALLAAVLHNLSTLFVLGNAGRLLRIHEPLHDSEQTIRSP from the coding sequence ATGAGCCCTGCCCATCACACCCATGGCCACGATCATCATCACACCCACCTGCACTTCGGACCCGGCGAACTGCTGTCTGCGGCAGAAAAACGTCAGGCCGGACGCCAGCTGCTACTGGCCATGCTGGCCGTCGGCCTGCTGTGTCTGGCACTGATCTGGCGCTGGTGGCTGCCACAACAGCAGGTCGTCAGCCAGCTGCTGCTTGGTTGCGCCTCGTTACTGGTGGCCGTGCCGGTATTGCGCGAGTGCTGGCACAGTCTGCGCCATCCCAGCCTGCACGGCGTCACTGATCAGCTGATCGCGCTGGCCATGCTGGCGGCCTGGGCCAGCGGCGATATGCTGACCGCCACCCTGCTGCCGGTGATCATGATCTTCGGCCATCTGCTGGAGGAGCGCAGCGTCATCGGCACTCAGGAAGCCATTGCCGCGTTGCAGCAGCTGACCCACAGCCGGGCCCGACGCATCGACCGTCAGGGCCAGATCAGCGAAGTGGATAACAGCGAATTGCAGCCGGGCGACCAGATCGAAGTGCGTGCCGGTGATCGTATTGCCGCCGATGGCCGGGTACTGCGTGGTCAGGCCAGCGTTGACTGCGCGCCCCTGACTGGTGAATCCGTACCCCAGGAAGTGCAGGCAGGCAGCGACGTTTATGGCGGCGCCATCAATCTGGACGGCCTGCTGCTGGTAGAAGTGACCCGTACCGGCGATGCCTCCACCCTCGGCCGGGTGATTGCGCTAATGCAGGATGCCGAGCACAGCAAACCACCCATCACCCGCCTGCTGGAACGCTATGCCGGGCGCTATCTGACGCTGGTACTGCTACTGGCGGCGCTGACCTGGTTCCTCAGCAACGATGTGCAGGCCATGCTCGCCGTACTGGTGGCCGCCTGCCCCTGCGCACTGGTGCTGTCCGCCCCGGCCACCGCCATTGCCGGTGTGGTCGTGGCAGCCCGCCACGGCATGCTGATCCGCAATGCGGCGTTTCTGGAGGAGCTGGCCGACGTCAACTCGGTGATCCTCGACAAGACCGGCACCCTGACACTGGGTACTCTGTATCTGCAGGATATGCAGTTATTCAGTGGTGAACGGCAGAGCATTCTACGCCTTGCTGCCACCCTCGGTGCCAGCAGCAGCCACCCGGTCAGCCGTGCCTGCCGTCAGCTGGCCGTCAGTGACGACAGCGCGCTGTTGCACTGCCGGGAGCTGCAGGGGCTGGGGGTGGTAGCCGACTATCAAGGCCAGCCTGCGGCACTGGGGCGGCCAGAGCTGTTTGCACAGCTGGGCATCACCACTCCGGCAGTGCCTGAGCATGATGGCCCGGTTGCCGGGCTGGCACTGGATGGCGTGTTTCTGGCCTGGCTGCTGCTGGCCGATCAGGTCAGACCTGAAGCGGCCAGCGCGCTGCAGGAACTGCGACGGCTGGGGCTGCAACACCAGACCCTGCTGACCGGCGACCGTCAGAGTGTCGCCACCACCGTCGCCCATGAGGTGGGGATCGACCGCATTCAGGCGCAGGCCCTGCCCCACGACAAGTTGCACTGCGTACAGCAGGAAGTGCAGCGGGGGCTGCGACCACTGGTAGTGGGGGATGGTATCAATGACTCGCTGGCACTGAAGGCCGGGGTGGTGGGCGTGGCCATGGGCTCGCAGGCGGCCGGGATTGCGCTGGCATCGGCCGACATTGTGCTGATCGGCAATGATCTGCGCCGACTGGCCAGCTGTATTCGCCTCAGCCGTCGCTGCCGTCATACCCTGCTGATCAATGTCATAGTCGGTCTGGGCTGGACGCTGGCGATCGTCGCCTGTGCCGCCATGGGCTGGCTGGGCGCCTCAGGCGCACTGCTGGCCGCTGTGCTGCACAACCTCAGCACCCTGTTTGTACTGGGGAATGCCGGACGACTATTGCGGATTCATGAACCTCTACACGACTCAGAGCAGACGATCCGTAGCCCCTGA
- a CDS encoding protease modulator HflK — MSQLPHAQRRSPWLQAGTVLFWLLYGATLLAAGGWLISNIRQIDPQHRAVVMRLGAIERVQDSGLLLAWPNPIEQVVMVPSAQQVLSYHVSALLRSDQARAADQRASSYEEDGDALAGSGYLLTGDAGVVQLDLTLSYQISQPRAFVTQAEHVLPALSRLAERSAVAVAASRDLDTILVARPELVSAGSNAAERREQLRGDLVQAINQRLARLQQQGAGLGIEITRVDVQASLPDNAVSAFNAVLTARQQADKRVADAHTAAEKRLQQANQTADSIRQQATARANEEVASASVDTADIIALAKALDNGSDPDMLQRIYRTRMPALLSRADAVTTVTPSAEAHLLLQGSNP, encoded by the coding sequence ATGAGCCAGCTGCCACACGCCCAGCGTCGTAGCCCCTGGCTGCAGGCCGGTACGGTGCTGTTCTGGTTGCTGTACGGTGCCACCCTGCTGGCGGCAGGCGGCTGGCTGATCAGCAATATCCGCCAGATCGATCCGCAGCATCGTGCCGTAGTCATGCGGCTGGGGGCTATCGAGCGGGTGCAGGATTCCGGCCTGCTGCTGGCCTGGCCCAACCCCATCGAACAGGTGGTCATGGTCCCGTCGGCACAACAGGTGCTGAGTTATCACGTCAGCGCTCTGCTGCGCTCCGATCAGGCCCGCGCTGCCGATCAACGGGCCAGCAGTTACGAGGAGGATGGCGATGCCCTGGCAGGTTCCGGCTATCTGCTGACCGGTGATGCCGGAGTGGTGCAGCTCGACCTGACCCTGTCGTATCAGATCAGCCAGCCCCGCGCTTTCGTCACCCAGGCCGAACATGTGCTGCCCGCCCTGTCACGGCTGGCCGAGCGCAGTGCCGTAGCCGTGGCCGCCTCACGGGATCTGGATACCATTCTGGTGGCTCGTCCGGAGCTGGTGAGCGCAGGCAGCAATGCCGCCGAACGGCGCGAACAGTTGCGGGGCGATCTGGTGCAGGCGATTAATCAGCGCCTCGCCCGCCTGCAGCAACAGGGTGCTGGGCTGGGGATTGAAATCACCCGTGTGGATGTGCAGGCCAGCCTGCCGGATAACGCCGTCAGTGCCTTCAATGCGGTACTGACCGCCCGTCAGCAGGCTGACAAACGGGTGGCCGATGCTCACACTGCGGCGGAAAAACGTCTGCAACAGGCCAATCAGACCGCAGACTCCATCCGCCAGCAGGCCACCGCCCGTGCCAACGAGGAGGTTGCCAGTGCCAGTGTAGACACCGCCGATATCATCGCGCTGGCCAAAGCACTGGATAACGGCAGCGACCCCGACATGTTGCAACGTATCTACCGCACCCGCATGCCCGCCCTGCTGTCACGCGCCGATGCCGTCACCACGGTCACGCCCTCGGCCGAGGCTCACCTGTTACTGCAAGGAAGCAATCCATGA